One window of Bacteroidales bacterium genomic DNA carries:
- the hydE gene encoding [FeFe] hydrogenase H-cluster radical SAM maturase HydE, protein MSKIDSILTQNTFSKEDIIFLLSTNVEDRNKLYSKATEIKEKYLGKKVHFRGLIEMSNLCQKNCFYCGIRVGNTKVKRYNLSDDEVLEAANFAWENRYGSIVIQTGEVNTKNFADRVENLLDKINKATNSELGITLSLGEQPEDTYQRWFNKRATRYLLRIESSNQDLYYKLHPKDKNHDFGARIGCLKSLQRVGYQVGTGVMIGLPFQTYEHLAEDLLWMQEFDVDMVGMGPYVEHPDTPLFEHKDVLIPQEDRFNLALKMTAILRVLMKDINIAAPTALQAIDPLGREKAIKCGANIIMPNITPGYYRNEYKLYDNKPCLDDAAEDCKKCLEARIHLTGYEIGYGEHGNSKHFASRNNKNKN, encoded by the coding sequence GTGAGTAAAATTGATTCCATATTAACCCAAAATACCTTCAGCAAAGAGGATATTATTTTCCTGCTTTCAACAAACGTTGAGGATAGAAATAAGCTATACTCAAAAGCCACTGAAATAAAAGAAAAGTATTTAGGAAAAAAAGTTCACTTCAGAGGATTGATAGAAATGTCGAACCTTTGCCAGAAGAATTGCTTCTACTGTGGTATTCGAGTGGGAAATACAAAAGTTAAAAGATACAACCTTTCTGATGATGAAGTATTAGAGGCAGCAAATTTTGCATGGGAGAACCGATACGGAAGCATTGTCATTCAAACTGGAGAGGTAAATACCAAAAACTTTGCTGATAGAGTCGAAAATCTCCTAGATAAAATTAATAAAGCGACAAATAGTGAGCTTGGCATAACTCTTTCATTGGGAGAACAACCAGAAGACACATACCAGCGTTGGTTCAATAAACGTGCAACTAGATATTTACTAAGAATAGAAAGTTCAAATCAAGATCTTTACTACAAACTTCACCCTAAGGATAAAAATCATGATTTTGGTGCAAGAATAGGATGCCTTAAATCATTACAAAGAGTTGGCTACCAAGTTGGAACTGGCGTAATGATTGGTTTACCATTCCAAACCTACGAACATCTTGCGGAAGATTTGCTCTGGATGCAAGAATTTGATGTTGATATGGTTGGCATGGGGCCATACGTTGAACATCCTGACACACCTCTATTTGAGCATAAAGATGTGTTAATTCCACAGGAAGATCGATTTAATCTTGCGCTAAAGATGACCGCAATTCTTCGTGTACTTATGAAGGATATTAATATTGCAGCACCTACAGCCCTCCAAGCAATTGACCCATTAGGAAGGGAGAAGGCAATTAAATGCGGGGCTAATATTATTATGCCAAACATCACTCCAGGATATTACCGCAATGAGTACAAACTTTACGATAACAAACCATGCTTGGATGATGCCGCAGAAGATTGTAAAAAATGCCTTGAGGCTAGAATTCACTTAACCGGTTACGAGATCGGTTACGGAGAGCATGGGAATTCAAAGCATTTTGCATCTCGCAATAACAAAAATAAAAACTAA